Proteins encoded in a region of the Prochlorococcus marinus CUG1416 genome:
- a CDS encoding DUF2256 domain-containing protein — protein MKNLSTKTCCVCNRSFEWRKKWKNCWNDVIYCSKRCSNRKSQR, from the coding sequence TTGAAAAATCTTTCTACTAAAACTTGTTGTGTTTGCAATAGGTCATTCGAGTGGCGTAAAAAATGGAAAAACTGTTGGAATGATGTTATCTACTGTTCAAAAAGATGCAGTAACAGGAAGTCACAAAGATGA
- a CDS encoding transglycosylase domain-containing protein has protein sequence MQKIKFKSFVLIIPILIFSGISFYIYSLIFTTLKFDISKNKRSRATKYSYVISSSDNRILSKLSRKFEIDNSKHKIPFFLKNSFISSEDKIFYKHNGIDLKSISRALFQNIRSGYVKEGGSTITQQVARLLFLNNDLSFQRKIKEIFISLILEFKYDKNQILKLYLNNIYLGSGAYGVNEASQVYFGKLIEELTLSEIALIAGLAPAPSIYSPYQNIELAIKNRNKVLESMYIDGYISLEKKNKAIKEKINLNYQTAYNLLDDKLLINFILEEADKRIENKNDYKFLRIKSSINKDWQEKAQKISRYVGPKELEFALLSIESNTGLIRTMVTSKNPSINEYNRVISSVRPLGSTFKIIPYAAALIEGIKLSDKFEDLPRCWESYCPKNFSEEYRGSVSLIESFKSSSNIVPISITKRIGLKNIINLANSFGLGFKQEFKEFPSLAIGSYGENLLNITNVYSAINNSGKIQSPSILEKIESFNNQSIWKTKFISKKILDLKVNKKINKLLEKSVKEGTSKAASIKGKKIYGKTGTSDGNKDLWFIGSLDNLTTGIWIGYDDNKESELSSGNAAYLWKKYIAEIYKIPIKK, from the coding sequence GTGCAAAAGATTAAATTCAAATCTTTTGTTTTAATAATTCCAATATTAATTTTTTCTGGAATATCTTTTTATATTTATAGTCTAATATTTACTACATTAAAATTTGACATATCTAAAAACAAAAGGTCTCGCGCGACCAAATATTCTTATGTAATTTCATCTTCTGATAATAGGATACTAAGCAAATTAAGCCGCAAATTTGAAATAGATAATAGTAAACATAAAATTCCATTTTTTCTTAAAAATTCTTTTATATCTTCGGAGGATAAAATATTTTATAAACATAATGGAATAGATTTAAAAAGTATTTCACGTGCCCTTTTTCAAAATATTAGAAGTGGTTATGTTAAAGAGGGAGGAAGTACTATTACACAACAAGTTGCTAGATTACTTTTTCTAAATAATGATTTAAGTTTTCAAAGAAAGATTAAAGAAATATTTATATCACTCATACTTGAATTTAAATATGACAAAAATCAAATTTTAAAATTATATTTAAATAATATTTATTTAGGATCAGGAGCATACGGGGTTAACGAGGCTTCTCAAGTTTATTTTGGAAAACTTATAGAAGAATTAACATTATCAGAAATCGCATTAATTGCAGGATTAGCTCCAGCTCCATCAATTTATTCACCTTATCAAAATATAGAACTAGCTATTAAAAATAGAAATAAAGTTCTTGAATCAATGTATATTGATGGATATATTTCTCTTGAAAAAAAGAATAAGGCTATTAAAGAGAAAATAAACTTAAATTATCAAACAGCTTATAATCTTTTAGATGATAAATTACTAATAAATTTTATTCTTGAGGAAGCAGATAAAAGAATTGAAAATAAAAATGATTATAAGTTTTTAAGGATTAAATCTTCTATCAATAAAGATTGGCAAGAAAAAGCCCAAAAAATTTCAAGATATGTTGGGCCTAAAGAACTTGAGTTTGCTCTGTTATCAATCGAATCAAACACAGGACTAATCAGGACAATGGTAACCAGCAAAAATCCATCAATTAATGAATATAATAGAGTGATTTCATCAGTAAGACCTTTAGGTTCTACTTTTAAAATAATTCCTTATGCTGCTGCATTAATAGAAGGGATAAAATTAAGCGATAAATTTGAAGACTTACCAAGATGCTGGGAAAGTTATTGCCCAAAAAATTTTTCAGAAGAGTATAGAGGATCAGTATCTTTGATTGAATCATTTAAAAGTTCATCCAATATCGTTCCAATATCAATAACAAAAAGAATCGGCTTAAAAAATATTATTAATCTAGCGAATTCATTTGGTCTAGGTTTTAAGCAAGAGTTTAAGGAATTCCCATCATTAGCTATTGGTTCCTATGGAGAAAATCTTTTAAACATTACAAATGTATATTCTGCAATAAATAATAGTGGGAAAATTCAAAGCCCTAGCATCTTAGAAAAAATAGAATCATTTAATAATCAATCTATTTGGAAAACCAAATTTATTTCCAAGAAAATATTAGATTTAAAAGTAAACAAAAAAATAAATAAACTTCTTGAAAAATCTGTAAAAGAAGGCACTTCGAAAGCAGCCTCTATAAAAGGCAAGAAAATTTATGGAAAAACAGGAACATCAGATGGTAATAAAGATCTTTGGTTTATTGGTTCACTTGATAACCTAACAACAGGTATCTGGATAGGTTATGACGATAACAAAGAATCTGAATTATCTAGTGGAAATGCAGCTTATTTATGGAAGAAATATATAGCTGAAATTTATAAAATCCCAATTAAGAAATAA
- a CDS encoding NifU family protein, producing MSTETLSLTNENVEKVLDELRPFLISDGGNVEIAEIDGPIVKVRLQGACGSCPSSTMTLKMGIERKLKEMIPEISEVVQVL from the coding sequence ATGAGTACTGAAACACTCTCACTGACAAATGAAAATGTAGAAAAAGTCCTTGACGAGCTCAGACCTTTTTTGATATCTGATGGAGGTAATGTAGAAATCGCAGAAATAGATGGTCCAATTGTCAAAGTCAGACTTCAAGGCGCATGTGGTAGTTGCCCAAGTAGTACCATGACTCTAAAAATGGGGATTGAAAGAAAGTTAAAAGAAATGATTCCTGAAATAAGCGAAGTTGTCCAGGTTTTATAA
- the trmH gene encoding tRNA (guanosine(18)-2'-O)-methyltransferase TrmH, translating into MSILPRRFERIKSVLDCRMKNLTVLVEDVNKPHNLSAILRTCDAAGVFEANFISKMNAVKTFNSTAQGSQKWVKLNNHENIITAISNLKNKGFRLYGTTLNSKSVDYRNFDYSQNTCFVLGAEKWGLSDELISMVDQSIFIPMRGMVQSLNVSVAASILLFEAIRQRKNKGILPTNGEGLNIDEYQKTLFEWCYPELAAVYKKSAKEYPKLNSQGQFDLIQDN; encoded by the coding sequence ATGTCAATTTTGCCAAGAAGATTTGAGCGAATCAAAAGTGTTTTAGATTGCAGAATGAAAAACTTGACTGTTTTAGTTGAGGATGTCAATAAACCTCATAATTTATCAGCAATACTAAGGACTTGTGATGCAGCTGGAGTTTTCGAAGCAAATTTTATTAGCAAAATGAATGCCGTTAAGACTTTTAATAGTACTGCTCAAGGTAGTCAGAAATGGGTCAAACTAAATAATCATGAAAACATTATCACGGCAATATCTAATTTAAAGAATAAGGGTTTTAGATTATATGGAACAACTCTCAATAGTAAATCAGTCGATTATAGGAATTTTGATTATTCTCAAAATACATGTTTTGTTTTGGGAGCAGAAAAATGGGGATTAAGTGATGAACTCATATCAATGGTTGATCAATCAATTTTCATACCTATGAGAGGTATGGTTCAATCCTTGAATGTTTCAGTTGCTGCTTCCATATTATTATTTGAAGCTATTCGCCAGAGAAAAAACAAAGGTATATTGCCTACTAATGGAGAGGGTTTGAATATAGATGAATATCAAAAGACCTTGTTTGAGTGGTGTTACCCAGAATTAGCTGCGGTTTATAAAAAATCAGCTAAAGAATATCCAAAGTTGAATAGTCAAGGACAATTTGATCTTATTCAAGATAACTAA
- the lepA gene encoding translation elongation factor 4 yields the protein MTDISVSKIRNFCIIAHIDHGKSTLADRLLQDTGTVQQRDMQEQFLDSMDLERERGITIKLQAARMKYKAEDSQEYVLNLIDTPGHVDFSYEVSRSLQACEGALLVVDASQGVEAQTLANVYLALENNLEIIPVLNKVDLPGADAEKIKQEIEEIIGLDTTNAINCSAKTGIGIKDILEAIVRRIPPPEDEIKLPTKALIFDSYYDPYRGVIVYFRVISGSLNKREKILLMASKKNYELDEIGIMAPDQQQVEELHAGEVGYLAASIKSVADARVGDTITLLNSPANDPLPGYKTANPMVFCGLFPTDADQFPDLRVSLEKLQLSDAALKYEPETSSAMGFGFRCGFLGLLHMEIVQERLEREYDLDLIVTAPSVIYKVNLNQQEHIFIDNPSTIPDPQLRESIEEPYVKMEIYAPNEFNGTLMGLCQERRGVFIDMKYITTDRVTLIYEIPLAEVVTDFFDQMKSRTQGYASMEYHLIGYRKNDLVRLDVLINSERADPLTTIVHKDKAYGIGRSLVEKLKELIPKQQFKIPIQASIGSRIIASESISALRKDVLSKCYGGDISRKKKLLKKQAKGKKRMKAMGKVEVPQEAFMAVLKLNQ from the coding sequence ATGACTGATATATCTGTTTCAAAAATAAGAAATTTCTGCATAATCGCTCATATTGACCATGGTAAATCTACTCTTGCCGACAGGTTGCTCCAAGATACTGGCACTGTGCAGCAAAGGGATATGCAAGAACAATTTTTAGATAGTATGGATCTTGAAAGAGAGAGAGGAATTACTATCAAGTTGCAGGCAGCTAGGATGAAATATAAAGCTGAAGATTCTCAAGAATATGTTTTGAACTTAATAGATACACCTGGACATGTTGATTTTTCTTATGAGGTTAGTAGATCTTTGCAGGCTTGTGAAGGTGCTTTACTTGTTGTTGATGCTAGTCAAGGAGTAGAAGCTCAAACTCTAGCTAATGTTTATCTTGCCCTTGAAAATAATCTTGAAATAATTCCTGTGTTAAATAAAGTCGATTTACCAGGAGCTGATGCTGAAAAAATAAAACAAGAAATAGAAGAAATTATTGGACTTGATACAACTAATGCAATAAATTGTTCAGCAAAAACTGGAATTGGCATTAAAGATATTTTGGAAGCAATTGTTAGAAGAATACCTCCGCCTGAAGATGAAATAAAATTGCCAACTAAGGCACTCATTTTCGATTCTTATTATGATCCCTACAGAGGAGTTATTGTTTATTTCAGGGTAATATCTGGGTCTCTTAATAAGAGAGAAAAAATATTATTAATGGCGAGTAAAAAAAATTATGAACTTGATGAAATCGGAATAATGGCACCCGATCAGCAGCAAGTTGAAGAATTACATGCAGGAGAAGTTGGTTATTTAGCTGCTTCTATAAAATCAGTTGCTGATGCGAGAGTTGGAGATACCATTACCCTTTTAAATTCACCTGCAAATGATCCTTTGCCTGGTTATAAGACAGCAAATCCTATGGTTTTTTGTGGATTATTCCCTACTGATGCTGATCAATTCCCAGACTTAAGAGTATCTCTTGAAAAATTACAATTATCTGATGCAGCTTTAAAATATGAGCCCGAAACAAGTAGTGCAATGGGCTTCGGATTTAGATGCGGATTCCTGGGCCTTCTTCACATGGAGATTGTTCAAGAAAGATTAGAAAGAGAATATGATTTGGATCTAATCGTAACGGCACCATCAGTTATTTATAAGGTTAATTTAAATCAGCAGGAACATATTTTTATTGATAATCCTTCTACAATTCCTGATCCACAACTTAGAGAGTCAATCGAAGAGCCTTATGTGAAAATGGAAATTTATGCCCCTAATGAATTTAATGGAACATTAATGGGTTTGTGCCAAGAAAGAAGAGGAGTATTTATAGATATGAAATACATAACTACAGATAGAGTTACCTTGATTTATGAGATTCCATTAGCAGAGGTAGTTACAGATTTCTTTGATCAAATGAAAAGTAGGACTCAAGGTTATGCATCAATGGAATATCATTTAATTGGCTATAGAAAGAATGATCTTGTAAGATTAGATGTTCTAATAAATTCAGAAAGAGCAGATCCATTAACTACTATTGTTCATAAAGATAAGGCTTATGGAATTGGCAGAAGTTTAGTTGAGAAATTAAAAGAACTTATTCCAAAACAACAATTTAAAATACCTATTCAAGCATCAATCGGTAGCCGGATTATTGCAAGCGAAAGTATCAGTGCTTTGCGAAAAGATGTTTTATCTAAATGTTATGGAGGAGATATTTCTAGGAAAAAGAAACTTTTAAAGAAACAAGCCAAAGGCAAAAAGAGGATGAAGGCAATGGGTAAAGTTGAAGTCCCCCAAGAAGCTTTTATGGCTGTCTTGAAATTAAACCAGTAA
- a CDS encoding TIGR03643 family protein has translation MENIDIDRIIEMCWEDRTPFEAIEYQFGLKEEDAIKIMRQNLKPKSFKVWRERVSGRHTKHMALKDSTRFKSTHKRKL, from the coding sequence ATGGAAAATATCGACATAGACAGAATAATAGAAATGTGTTGGGAAGATAGAACACCCTTTGAAGCTATTGAGTATCAATTTGGTTTAAAAGAGGAAGATGCAATAAAAATTATGCGTCAAAATCTTAAACCTAAATCCTTCAAAGTCTGGCGAGAGAGAGTTTCGGGAAGACATACTAAACATATGGCGCTTAAAGATTCAACTAGATTTAAATCTACTCATAAGAGAAAATTATAA
- a CDS encoding cryptochrome/photolyase family protein, protein MKQVSIIFPNQLFRKSPILKINCEILILEDSLFFGNDKFHKLINHKNKLVFHRASMLAYKKYLEISGFKVLYIDNKKNISTIDYLSEFIIDKYQKINLIDPHDFLIMKRINNFVESNNLALNVLSSPMFMSSEDLKELFESNTKKPLMGRFYVNQRKSQKILINSDDTPKGGKWSFDEMNRKKLPKKISIPDTPKLLKNNFVMYAEKSLANSDIQFIGESNNFLYPTNFDEADEWLNDFFKHKFLLFGDYEDAISKENSFLWHSLLSPLLNSGLLTPDLVVNKALLYAKNNNVSINSLEGFIRQIIGWREFICLVYRKYGTKMRNSNFWNFENKPIPESFYKGNTGIEPVDIVIKNIIKFGYCHHIERLMIIGNFMLLCRIHPNQVYKWFMEMFIDSYDWVMVPNVYGMSQFSDGGIFSTKPYISSSNYVKKMSNFKSGPWCSIWDGLFWKFIKDNESFFRKQYRLAMLTRNLDKMSEEKLNNHLRTADKFLRDIQ, encoded by the coding sequence ATGAAACAAGTATCAATTATTTTCCCTAATCAACTTTTTAGAAAAAGCCCAATCTTAAAAATAAATTGTGAAATTTTAATTTTGGAAGACTCATTATTTTTCGGTAATGATAAATTTCATAAATTAATTAATCATAAAAATAAGTTAGTTTTTCATAGAGCATCTATGCTCGCTTATAAAAAATATTTAGAAATATCTGGCTTTAAAGTTTTATACATCGATAACAAGAAAAATATTTCTACAATTGACTATTTATCAGAATTTATTATAGATAAATATCAGAAAATCAATCTTATAGACCCTCATGATTTCTTAATAATGAAGAGGATCAATAATTTTGTTGAAAGTAATAATTTAGCTTTAAATGTTCTGTCCTCTCCAATGTTTATGAGCAGTGAAGATTTAAAAGAGTTATTTGAATCAAATACAAAAAAACCTCTTATGGGAAGATTTTATGTGAATCAAAGAAAGAGCCAAAAGATATTAATTAATTCGGATGATACACCTAAAGGAGGTAAGTGGAGTTTTGATGAAATGAATAGAAAAAAATTACCAAAAAAAATAAGCATACCTGATACACCCAAATTACTAAAAAATAACTTTGTAATGTATGCCGAAAAGTCATTAGCTAATTCTGATATTCAGTTTATTGGAGAAAGTAATAACTTTTTATATCCAACTAATTTTGATGAGGCAGATGAATGGTTAAATGATTTTTTTAAACATAAATTTTTATTGTTTGGAGATTATGAAGATGCGATTTCTAAAGAAAATTCTTTTTTATGGCATAGTTTACTCTCTCCTCTTTTAAATAGCGGCTTATTAACACCAGATTTAGTAGTAAATAAAGCATTACTTTATGCTAAAAATAATAATGTTTCAATTAACTCTTTAGAGGGTTTCATTCGTCAAATTATTGGATGGAGAGAATTTATTTGCCTTGTTTATAGGAAGTATGGAACAAAGATGCGAAACAGTAATTTTTGGAATTTTGAAAATAAACCAATTCCAGAGTCTTTTTATAAAGGGAATACAGGAATTGAACCAGTAGACATTGTTATAAAAAATATTATTAAATTTGGTTATTGTCACCATATTGAGAGGCTAATGATTATTGGTAACTTTATGCTTCTATGTAGAATTCACCCCAATCAAGTTTATAAATGGTTTATGGAAATGTTTATTGATTCTTATGATTGGGTAATGGTTCCTAATGTTTATGGAATGAGTCAGTTTAGTGACGGGGGTATTTTCTCAACTAAACCATATATATCAAGCTCTAATTATGTAAAAAAAATGTCAAATTTTAAAAGTGGACCCTGGTGTTCAATATGGGATGGCTTATTTTGGAAATTTATTAAAGATAATGAAAGCTTTTTTAGAAAGCAATATCGACTGGCTATGTTGACGAGAAATCTTGACAAAATGTCAGAGGAAAAATTAAACAATCACTTAAGAACAGCCGATAAATTTTTAAGAGATATTCAATAA
- a CDS encoding thiol-disulfide oxidoreductase DCC family protein, producing MKNKLTFLFDGGCPLCLRETNFLKKRDILNQIKFVDINSKDYDQTLFANISYSEAMSNLHGIIENGEIIRGLDVLAYSYELIGLGWVYSPLKVKFLSPGLRLVYRYWAKYRLRITGRPNIEKLCASQCEQ from the coding sequence ATGAAAAATAAATTAACTTTTTTATTCGATGGTGGCTGTCCACTTTGCTTGAGAGAAACAAACTTTCTAAAAAAAAGAGATATCTTAAATCAAATTAAATTTGTAGATATTAATAGTAAAGATTATGATCAAACTCTTTTTGCTAACATCTCATATTCAGAAGCCATGTCAAACCTGCATGGGATTATTGAAAATGGAGAAATCATAAGAGGATTAGATGTGCTTGCATATTCTTATGAATTGATTGGTTTAGGCTGGGTTTATTCTCCTTTGAAGGTTAAATTCTTGTCTCCAGGATTAAGACTGGTTTACCGATATTGGGCAAAATATAGACTTCGAATTACAGGTAGGCCGAATATTGAAAAACTTTGTGCCTCCCAATGTGAACAATAA
- a CDS encoding ABC transporter permease — MKFLEANNFFGYSFSILSNDIFAPPSLNHFCGTDRLGRDVCLRTLQGSSLAIEVVFLAILFSLSLGLPLGLLSGYFGGIFDKCLSLIMDTIFSIPVILLSVVIAFVLGKGILNAALALCIVYSPQYFRLIRNQTILVKSETYVEAAQVSGANVKTIIFKYILPNVITPLPILLTLNAADAVLVLGSLGFLGLGVPADVPEWGSDLNLALAALPTGIWWTALFPGLAMFFLVLGLSFIGEDLEEIFDSQNSE, encoded by the coding sequence ATGAAATTTTTAGAGGCCAATAATTTTTTTGGTTATTCTTTTTCAATATTAAGCAATGATATCTTTGCCCCTCCTTCGCTTAATCATTTCTGTGGTACAGATAGATTAGGAAGAGATGTTTGCTTAAGAACTTTGCAAGGATCATCCTTAGCGATAGAGGTTGTATTCTTAGCGATTCTTTTTTCATTAAGTTTAGGGTTACCATTGGGATTATTAAGTGGATATTTTGGTGGGATTTTTGATAAATGCTTATCACTAATAATGGATACTATTTTTTCAATACCTGTAATTTTGCTTTCAGTAGTTATTGCTTTTGTATTGGGTAAGGGTATTCTTAACGCAGCTTTGGCATTGTGTATTGTTTACTCGCCTCAATATTTCAGATTAATTAGAAATCAGACAATATTGGTTAAATCCGAAACTTACGTGGAGGCAGCTCAAGTTTCAGGAGCTAATGTTAAAACAATTATTTTTAAATATATTCTCCCAAATGTAATAACTCCTTTGCCTATTCTGCTTACCTTAAATGCTGCTGATGCTGTTTTGGTTTTGGGAAGTTTAGGATTTTTAGGTCTTGGAGTTCCTGCTGATGTTCCAGAATGGGGCAGTGATTTAAATCTTGCTCTTGCAGCTTTACCTACAGGTATATGGTGGACGGCTTTGTTTCCTGGTTTGGCAATGTTTTTTTTAGTGTTAGGTCTTTCTTTTATAGGTGAGGATCTTGAAGAAATTTTTGATAGTCAAAATTCTGAATAA
- a CDS encoding malate:quinone oxidoreductase gives MTSFKNPTNENSYFDAVLIGAGIMSGTLALLISEVLPDIKILIIEKLNAPGSESTGAFNNAGTGHAANCELNYTPLDEKGNIQIDKAISINRSFEKSMSLWASLYEAGKIDIKKFLKFIPHISFVSGQDNISFLKKRFQKMTENPEFIDMEFSASFDEISSWAPLITKDRSPLTEIAATRVLRGTDINFEALTKEYLSLVSRNKNVEIRYKTELVDLKKIDNKKWELDISSEGRKNSVRTGYVFLGAGGKTLNYLQKSKIPEAKNYGGFPVSGKWLICEEKYLTEKHNSKVYGMADIGSPPMSVPHLDTRWIDGKKLLLYGPFAGFTTKFLKQSSYFDLFSSIKKNNIISMLDVGVKNNDLINYLISQSLKNHNSRVDNLKNMMPSANPSNWYLKNAGQRVQIIKKTNFGGSLKFGTEIVNSSDGSLSALLGASPGASTAVSIMVEVLEKSVLFLNDKNNLRKKIYDVIYPKLSTSLNDSNFIKDIKKRNNSILGFHP, from the coding sequence GTGACTTCATTTAAAAATCCCACTAATGAAAATAGCTACTTTGATGCAGTCTTAATTGGCGCAGGAATAATGAGCGGTACTTTAGCCCTACTTATTTCAGAAGTTTTACCTGATATAAAGATACTTATTATAGAAAAATTAAATGCTCCGGGAAGCGAAAGTACTGGCGCTTTTAATAATGCAGGTACAGGACATGCTGCTAATTGTGAATTAAACTATACCCCTTTAGATGAAAAAGGAAATATACAAATAGATAAAGCGATCTCAATAAATCGTTCTTTTGAAAAATCCATGTCATTATGGGCGTCATTGTATGAAGCAGGGAAAATTGACATTAAAAAGTTTTTAAAATTTATTCCACATATTAGCTTTGTCTCTGGTCAGGATAATATTTCTTTTTTAAAAAAAAGATTCCAGAAAATGACTGAAAATCCTGAATTTATCGATATGGAATTTTCTGCATCTTTTGATGAAATTTCATCATGGGCTCCCTTAATAACGAAAGATAGGAGTCCATTGACTGAAATTGCTGCTACCAGAGTACTTAGAGGGACAGATATTAATTTTGAGGCTCTTACTAAAGAGTATTTGTCATTAGTTTCTCGAAACAAAAATGTTGAAATTAGATATAAAACAGAATTAGTAGATTTAAAGAAAATTGATAACAAAAAATGGGAATTAGACATTAGTTCAGAAGGAAGAAAAAATTCTGTTAGAACAGGATACGTTTTTCTTGGCGCTGGTGGAAAAACTTTAAACTATTTGCAAAAATCAAAAATTCCAGAAGCAAAGAATTATGGGGGATTTCCAGTTAGTGGGAAATGGCTTATTTGCGAGGAAAAATATTTAACAGAAAAACACAATTCCAAAGTTTATGGGATGGCTGATATTGGCTCGCCACCAATGTCTGTTCCTCATTTGGATACTAGATGGATTGATGGTAAAAAACTTCTTTTATATGGACCTTTTGCTGGATTTACAACAAAATTTTTAAAGCAGAGTTCATACTTTGATTTATTTAGTTCAATTAAAAAAAATAATATTATTTCTATGTTAGACGTCGGGGTTAAAAATAATGATTTAATTAATTACCTCATATCACAATCACTAAAGAACCATAACTCGAGAGTTGATAATTTAAAGAATATGATGCCATCAGCTAACCCCTCTAATTGGTATTTAAAGAATGCTGGTCAAAGGGTCCAAATAATTAAAAAAACTAATTTTGGTGGCTCTTTGAAATTCGGAACGGAGATTGTGAATTCATCTGATGGTTCATTATCCGCACTGTTAGGAGCTTCTCCAGGTGCAAGTACTGCAGTTTCAATTATGGTTGAGGTTCTAGAAAAATCTGTTTTATTTTTAAATGATAAGAATAATCTCCGAAAAAAAATATATGACGTAATTTATCCAAAACTATCGACCTCTTTAAATGACAGTAACTTCATAAAAGATATCAAAAAAAGAAATAATTCAATTTTAGGTTTCCATCCATAA
- a CDS encoding 16S rRNA (cytosine(967)-C(5))-methyltransferase, with product MSIGYLQRKAAWEILLKVSYGDFSDQALEKVLRNYQFNPLDIAFITELSFGCIRYRKFLDLWTDHTSKITHIKQPPKLRWLLHIGLYQLLKMDKVPFPAAISTTVEVAKKTDLNGLAGTVNAILRNASRKLEQEIFPKISSDKKERISYLESLPLWLVNDLYKWVGNREGENIVKAFNKKPSIDLRINQLKTDLDEFLKVLHANKIDAEIIKDLNNGISLKSNPRSIKNLPGYSDGLWTIQDRSSQWVAPLLNPKEGEKILDACAAPGSKSTHLAELANDSAEILAVDRSAKRLKILQSNLDRLNLKSVNTLKADATSLIELNPEFISYFDKILLDAPCSGIGTLSRNPDSRWSLSKEKIKSLTLLQEKLLESMLPLLKKDGTLVYSTCTICPDENNLLIERFIEKNKALKLVGQKQILPSLDYPGDGFYSAIISYKS from the coding sequence TTGAGCATAGGATATTTACAAAGAAAAGCAGCTTGGGAAATTTTATTAAAAGTTAGTTATGGTGATTTTTCTGATCAAGCCCTTGAAAAAGTTTTAAGAAATTATCAATTTAATCCTCTTGATATAGCTTTTATTACAGAATTGTCTTTTGGATGTATCAGGTATAGAAAATTTCTTGATCTTTGGACGGATCATACATCAAAAATTACTCATATAAAGCAGCCTCCAAAATTAAGGTGGCTTTTACATATAGGTTTGTATCAGCTATTGAAAATGGATAAAGTTCCATTTCCTGCAGCTATTTCTACTACTGTAGAAGTAGCTAAAAAAACAGATTTAAATGGTTTGGCAGGAACTGTAAATGCGATCTTGAGAAATGCATCAAGAAAATTAGAACAAGAAATTTTTCCAAAAATATCTTCTGATAAAAAAGAAAGAATTTCATACCTTGAATCATTGCCATTATGGCTTGTGAATGATCTTTATAAATGGGTAGGAAATAGGGAGGGTGAAAATATCGTTAAGGCATTTAATAAAAAACCTTCAATTGATTTGAGAATCAACCAACTAAAAACTGATTTAGATGAATTTTTGAAAGTTCTTCATGCAAATAAAATTGATGCTGAAATTATTAAAGATTTAAATAATGGAATTAGTTTAAAATCTAATCCAAGATCTATTAAAAACTTACCAGGATATAGTGATGGACTTTGGACAATTCAAGATAGATCTTCTCAGTGGGTAGCACCTCTTTTAAACCCAAAAGAAGGTGAAAAGATTTTAGATGCTTGTGCAGCGCCAGGGAGTAAGTCTACCCACTTAGCCGAATTAGCAAATGATAGTGCTGAAATCCTGGCTGTAGATAGATCAGCAAAAAGATTGAAAATACTTCAATCAAATTTAGACAGGTTAAATTTAAAATCTGTAAATACCCTTAAAGCTGATGCAACGAGTTTGATTGAATTGAATCCTGAGTTTATATCTTATTTTGATAAAATTTTGTTAGATGCTCCCTGTTCTGGGATTGGAACTCTATCCAGGAATCCAGATTCTAGATGGTCTTTAAGTAAAGAAAAAATAAAATCCTTAACTTTATTGCAGGAAAAACTATTAGAGAGTATGCTTCCCCTTTTGAAAAAAGATGGAACTTTAGTTTATTCAACTTGTACTATCTGTCCTGATGAAAATAATCTATTAATTGAACGATTTATTGAAAAAAACAAAGCTTTAAAATTGGTTGGCCAAAAGCAAATTTTACCTAGCTTAGACTATCCTGGTGATGGATTTTATTCTGCAATAATTTCTTATAAATCTTAA